Below is a genomic region from Gemmatimonadota bacterium.
GCGCGTGGGTGGATCCGTCGAGCTGCCGATCGCGGCGCGAGTCATTGCAGGTACCAACGTGTCGCTCTCGGATGCGGTCGACAGCGGGGCGTTTCGCGAGGATCTGTTCTATCGATTGAGCGTCGTACGTCTGGATCTTCCACCGTTGCGTGAGAGGTCTGGCGACGTCGAGCTGCTTGCGCGTCACTTTCTGCGCGACCTTGCGCGTGAAAGCGACGGTGTCCCCGCGACACTATCCGCCGATGCGCTCGCTGCTCTCTGCACGCACACGTGGCCCGGCAACGTGCGCGAGCTGAAGAACGTCATCGAGCGCGCCGTAATCGTCGCCGGTGGAAAGACGATCCAGCGACAGCACCTGCTGTTCCAGCGCAGGCGCAGCGTTCAGGCAGATGTCGATGTGGAATGCGGAACAGTGATCCGCATTCCACCCGGCGGCAAAACGCTCGACGAGATCGAGTCGGAAGCAATTCAGGCCACGCTCGCGCTCACGCATGGCAACCTCAGCGCGACGGCCCGGATCCTCGGAATATCGCGTCCGACGCTTGGCAGAAAACTGCGCTCCGCGGGTCTCGAGCGACGCATGGTCGTATCGAGTCAGTGACGACGGCGACAATGGCGCAGATCGACGCAGTACCGCATGCTGTTTCTACCGTTTCGTTCGACGACGTGGTCAGCGAGGCGAGGAGTCTCGAGCGGAATGGCAGATGGGCGGCGGCGCGCGCGTGCTACGAGAGTCTGCTGGATGATGACGCACTCACTCCGGCGGCGCGCTCGTCGTTGTTACGCTGGATCGGACGCACGCACGCCGAGGAGGGGAATCCGGACACGGCCTTCTCCGTGCTGGAGCGCGCAGTGGCGGCTGCGGAATCATCGGGTGACGTGGGTGTGGAAGCGCACGCGCTGAACGGGCTGGCGGTAGTCGAGCAGACGCTGGGCAACCTAGACCGTTCCGAGGAGTTGTATCTGCGCGCGCGAAGCCGGGCCGTACAAGCGGATGATGAGCTGCTCCTGGCGATACTGGATCAGAATCTCGCAACCGTTGCCAACATTCGCGGCAATCTCGAGCTCGCGCTGGAGTCGTATGGATCGAGCCGGAGGCGCTTCCATGCGCTGGGTCGCTCGTCCTACGAAGCACACGTGCTCAACAATGTCGGGATGGTGTTGACAGATCTCGGACGGT
It encodes:
- a CDS encoding sigma-54 dependent transcriptional regulator, whose amino-acid sequence is MSTYTEPASLGIGWAPPRLPDPAARQTARQEPVIWTEGMVVGQSDSLQAAVALATKVGISRAATVLVCGETGTGKELFARGIHACSTHSNDPFVAINCAAIPESLLESELFGHERGAFTDARAMKRGLLEVAGRGTIFLDEIGELPLKLQPKLLRILEQRTFRRVGGSVELPIAARVIAGTNVSLSDAVDSGAFREDLFYRLSVVRLDLPPLRERSGDVELLARHFLRDLARESDGVPATLSADALAALCTHTWPGNVRELKNVIERAVIVAGGKTIQRQHLLFQRRRSVQADVDVECGTVIRIPPGGKTLDEIESEAIQATLALTHGNLSATARILGISRPTLGRKLRSAGLERRMVVSSQ